TAGACCACTAATCACATTTGTACGTTGAACCTCTAAACGTTCTAGTGTGGTAATTTTTAACCTATTCACTGCCAATTATTTGAGATATCTGGTCCTACCATTTTGACCTGTCCTGCATTCTAAATACAGGCTTTCACCATTGGCGACAGTAATTGGGAATCAGCTTCTGGAACTCTATCCCCAAACCTCTGCTTTTCTCTCCTCCTTTAAAACCCAATAGTGTTTATCACTTTGAACAAACATTTAGTTACTTGTTGTATTTCACTGCGATTCTAAGTCAACTTTTTGTCTTTTATGAAGAACTTTAGAAAATTTTTACATTATAAATGTTACATAAATGCAAATTTATCTGGATAAGAATTGAAGAATTTAATCTTGTCTGACGATTGTTAATCACTTTATTTCTGTTTAATAGAGGGTCGTATAAAAGAGATCCGTCAAAATCGTCCCAAACTGGTGGGTATGCACAGCTTGCATTACGTAATTGAACCACAACATATTTGGTTGCAGAATTGATACAAAATTATTGTGGTCCAACTTGTGCAAAAAGTTCCTAAAAGTGCTGATTGTTGAGTGTTATTTTTTAATTCTCTATTTAGTTTTCCTTTATGATCCGTCAACATGTTACCAACCAAATTTGGTTTGTATTCCAGTGAAGATACCTGGAACATTTTCCTGTCgtatatacatttttttttttgtcatcaTCCAAAGTAGGAAATAAAACGACTTTGTCAATACTGGCACTTGGATAAACCATTCAATTTTTGAATGTGACTGTTTTGCGGAACTTCTGCGTTCTGACTGCAATGGCCTTCTTGAGCTTCCAGTtgcttgtcttttttctttttcctcttACTGTCTTGCTGACATCTCTGCCATTGGCCTCCATTGCTATAGAAAGGCCAAATataaattggaagaacaacatATCATTtatagcttacaatccaatgacAGGAACATCTTTTTCTTGGTTCAGGTAACCCATCCCTCTTCCCACATTATCTTCCCACATACACTGGCTTATTTTTTTCTTCACTTCTCCTTCCCCAATGTCTTCATCTGCCCATCTCATCCTCATCTAGTTCCACCTTTACCTACCAGTCTCCAACTTGCCTCCCTTCGCCCTGTTATATACTTGCAatcttttcttttccctctcagtcctgatgcagggacttgactcaaaacatcgaACTACATCTTTTCCCTCCATTGTTGCTGTTGACCCAATGAGTTCATCCACCATTCTTTTATTCTGTCTTTCTGAAATGAATATACACATTTAACATTGCTGTACCAATGGTAGTCATACCAATTTTGTTCATTCACCGGAAGAACCAAACCATGCTCATTTCAAAGGCTCATTTGTGACTTAAACATCAATGACATAAGGAATAGTAATTAACGTACACTTATGTGACTTTTTTCATAACTTCTATGTGTCAAAGCACTTCCAAATCTATGAATTATTTTTGAATTCATCTAATAATTCTTTTTCAGAACTTAAACAAGATGTTTAGAAATAAACTTAGAAATACACTATCTTGCTTCCATTATAACCTAGCAAGTCCTTAATGCATGATTTAAAATAGGTTTAGAAAAGTGTTCCTGCACAATTGTCTTTttaatatactgaactttttattATGGTGTTATAGAGTACTTTGTTTACgcatatgttgtgctgctgcaagtaagaatttcatttttaaatTTTGGGACACGACAGTAAAACACTTTGTagttttagagatttagagatacagtgtggaaacagtccctttggcccaccaagtccgcgccgaccagcgatccccgcatactaatactatccaacacacactcaggacaatttacaatttttaccaagccaactagcctacaaacctgtatgtttttggtgtgtgggagggaacgtgctcccggagaaaacccacgcagttcacgggggggggagtacaaactccatgcagacagcacctgtagtcgggatcaaacccgggtctctggcgctataagcacaccaactccaccgctgcgccacagtgctgcccgttTGATTGTGAAATTATTATTATATGATGGCTTCAATTTAGTGATCATTTATGTCTAGTAATTTGAATGTTTTCTGTGTTTTTGTAGTCTTCTTTGAATTCAGCCATTGACGTGAAGAAATGGATTCCAAGTATCAAGTCTGAGATTGAGTATTACCTGCAGGTAAAATGTTATGTTTCTGCTGTAAAATCTATGAACCAGTAGAATTATTTCACTGCAGGGAACAAATGTCCCATCCTCAACTAAATTACCTTTTATCTTTTTTAGTGTGAAccatttaaaattacatttacatttgttatCTTCCCTATTCTTCTGCTCATACCGTGCAATGTTTAATAGCTCAAATGAACAAAGTTGAAAGAATGAAAACGTATAAAAGCAAAGCTGGTGTCTAAAAAGTCTCATTAGGATTTTTTTTTACGGTAAGTGTGAAATAGTCAGCATCTGTCTTGAGgatgacagatgctgcctgacctgcttccaGTATTTTCTAATTTTGTATTACATTTCTAGATTCTGTAGTGGTTTGTTTTTAGTTAGTATATTATGCTTTTTCCCATAATTCCTTGTTAACTGATGTACATGCTCTTTTTGCTTTCATTGAGAAAAAATATATTTCAGTTTATTGCTTTGGGCATTTTTTTTGGTCTGGGTTTGTGTTTTTTAGTAAGAAACTGAAGTGTTAACAAAATATGTAATAAATAAGAAATGCTTTCTCTGCTATTCAGCAATTGCAACTATCCCATTACTCCGAACGGAAGATCCAGGAATTCGAGAACCACATAGAAGAGCTTCAGAAGGAGTATCGGTGTTACTTGTGGAAACTGCGTCATTTAGATCCTTCCCACAAGGAGCATCCTTGGAAACCCCGCGCTTACACCCGCAAAAGACCAGCAACTATCAACCAACAAGGTATCAAAGGTTACACCTCAGACAAATTTGAAAAATAGCCATTGGATATGTGCAGTACACTATTAGAAATATTTTACAACTTAATTTTAGAATCTTGGCACATTTTTAATACTCGCATTTGTTCACGTCCAGCTTTCTCCAGCTCAATATCACTTTCAGCCCTCTAATCGGCATTATTAATTCATCTTTACTTCCTCAAACAAATGTTTTCAACCCTAAGGGCATTGATTGAAAGTGCACGAGACGTTACCTGGTTAACCAAATGCAGAACCTTTGCGATTTCAACAGTTGATGGATTGTCAGATTTTTACTATATCTATTGGCCTTTGGCTTCTCTATCCTCTGAAAGAGTCGCACAATCTTTGAAAATCCAGTTCTTGTCATTTGATGGAGACATCTCATTTGCAATAATTATCTGATGGCCTCCCATTGTAGGTAGTAGTTCTGCTATGCAGTGTAAATCTGGATGATTTCATTATCCATTATGAGGCTTTCTGGCCACATGCTAATTTATCTTCAAATCATGTGTCCAGAGTCCTTAGACAAACATAATTTCATactgattttttaaataattggtATTTGTGGATATTTATTAACTAACTTCACAAAACTATGGCCTTTCAATTAGATTTACTGACAATAAAAGAATGACCTTTTTTTGTGCATTTATCTAAATTTTAATAATTGCATGATGTTACATAATGTTGGTGTAAATATCAGGACAAATAATTGTTATTGAAATTAAAATTTATTATAATAGAAAAGGTAGACATCTTAttttaacaaacattttttttgtatCCTGAAGATTTTAACCTTTAAGTTGGCAATTTTACTGTTTCTAGCATTTTGGATTAATTGCTTCAGTTTTCTGTTTTGTAAATTTAAGGTTTGTTATTTGCAGCTTCGTTACAGAGTTTCAAACAACCATGCATGCCTCAATCAAATGAAGTAGAAGTTGTGACTCATGAAAATGATATTGAGGAATCTGACGAAGGAAGTGAAAAGCTCCACCTCAGCCCGCGTATTGCAGATGGTGTTATCTATGACTGTTCTGTAGTTAACCCTGACTTTCAGGACAAACCACTGACTTTTAATTCTGCTCGCAATCCACCAAGATTTTCCATGCACTTAACTTCACAAAACACAATGGGAGAGCCTGCGCACCATATGACCAAAATTCTTCTGTCTCGGCTACCAAATCTGCAAACCTCCTCTTCCTGTGGCACAGCAACAGAGTTGCACAGAGACGAAGAACAAATGCAGACTGGGAAGATCGTGAATAATTCCCGGGAGTCTATTTTACAGACAGAAACTTCTGGAATTCTGGGATTGTCTTGCTATTCGTCGGATGAAGATATATAAATGATAAACAGATATAATTATGTTTGtagtttttaaaatgtttaatggcctgtcccacttagtcgatttttttttaggcaactacaggcgaccaagctgtcgccacatggtcgcccGGGTGTCGCctatatggtcgtgagtagtctcagtcgcccaaagagtcgtagcgtctttctggtcgccgctggattttcagaatgttgaaagatTTTTGGCGACAGTCAGTGTCAGTGGGTTTGATGCCAataagcgtagcttgacgtctcctgacgtaggtgctgccgtaggttgtcgccaggtgatgtaggttgtcgcctgtgctgacttcagtgaattccattggcgactatctATGTCAACTGGCGAAAGGTACCAGCGTCAAGAGAAGTCACGTTGCGACAGGCATTGGAAAAACCCAAGTCCACAGAAGTCAAGGTACATCAGCCAGTCGCGATGCTGATGATTAAAGTCTATCTACGCCTATATCGGCGCCAATCTATGACAATGTACGAccgtaccggcgacaacctacgacagctggTGACCATTGGTGACAGTTGACACGATTAGCTACGTCAGGCTATGTCAGTGGCGCCTCCGTGGGAAACGCCCGTGGTCAGGCGACTATAGTGCGTGGACATTGTGCGCTTAgtgttgtggacattggacatcGAATAGTGCAACATGCCTccaaggagagggaaggggtagCCCCAGGGCAGGGTCCaactcccatccccacccaccaggCAGGTTGAGGCTGAGGGTACCCAGGAGGAGGATGTGGCCCAGGAGGAGACCAGGGAGGTGGCCcttgtccccaccaccaccccagcccgGATTGGCCTCCCTGCCAAGACTACAGGTACTGCTGCTGCAGGTGCTGACCCAGACTCAGCATCAGATGATGCTCAGGACACTGATGGCTCAATTGTCAGGAGACCCAAGGTACTTCCTTACGAGTTCAGCAGGGAACAAGTAGGAGAGCTGGTCGAGTGGTATCAGTCAAACCCAGAGTTGCATGACAAGAACCACCAACATTACAGAAATGAGGACGGGAAGAACTCACTACTTAACACCAAGGCCACTGAGTTCCCTAACTGCACGTGTAAGTACTAACTTCATGCTGTGTAGCAGCTGCTGTCTCATTATCCAGAATAAATATAATCAAAACAAAAATTTGTTTGTCATCTTGTTTGCCATGACATGAAATTGTGGGCAGATAATAGTGCCATAAGCCACCAGCAAGTTTGCCTGTACATTTTGCCTACCTGTTGTAATTTTGtattttggggggagggggtttctgtgtattttatttatatgtgGTAACATACAGTCTGTAAAAACCTGCAAGTTTCTAGCAGTAGCTCTTCCATTCTCTTGCGGGCAGGCAATTCACACtggtattttttttacacagatgcccAATTCTGTGTTGCCAGAGAACAAGATATGACAAGCTGTCTCAGAGTGCGAACAAGTCAGGGTCTGGTGGGAAAAAATTTACCCAGAGGTAGCAGTGGATCATTGACAAATGGGGCTTTATCAATTCACATATAGTACGAGATGAGAGGAGTCAGAGCATCAAGAAGATAATTATTACAATATATAGTTATTGTGAAATTGATAATTTGATTGTCATCTTGCTTGCCAGGTCCTGATGGTCTTAAGTTTGtaaaacacatttattttcttcGAGTTTGACAAGAAGAAGCCACTGCCCAGTATGTCGAGTGAAGAGGAGTTTGATCCACTTGAGGGAACCTCTGGATCCACCCCCTCCACCAATCAGCAGCACAGCAAGGGGAGCAGGACCACGGCCAGCTCCACTCCAACAGTAATTGAAGTAGAAGAGACAGAGGCAAGTCAGCAGGAGCTGATCAAGGCGGTAAGTACTTTTGGGGACATTTTTGGCAGATTTCTcttctcatccatccatccatctatctttttttttccaaatttacTTGCCTGTATCATACTCATATATGTTGCAGCTCATGCAACAGGCAACAGAGGCCAGGGAGGCCAGACAGGTCATGACACAGCCCCAGATACCACATGAGAGGGCTGTTGACACCTTCCTGGAATTCTTAAAGAATgagctgctcaagattccagagaaCGTGTGGTTCAACTACACCATGGCTGCCATGACAATGGCCCATAACTTCTCCCAGGCGGTAAATATTTAAAGTAACTTTGTGGAATTTTGCGGATATTCGACTTTAATATTTGACCTTaacatttatgtttttgtgtgaaaTATTCACAATGAGTTCACGTGTATTGCAGACACTGCAGCAGATGGGACACATGGGACATCCACAGATGGGACTGATGGAACCACCACAACGGATGGCACTGACGGAACCACCACATCAGCAGGCTCACCAGGTATCTAATTTTATAATACTTTTTGTGAATTGGACTTGAAATTCTTTGTCACACACAGCTTGTTAAAAGTTTTGATTTATTTGCCTTCTACTTAATATTGATATGTATCTGTGTTGCAGCCACAGTCATGGATGGGACCACCAGTGATGTCATACTCACAGATACAGCAGCGGCAGGCTACATCAACACCGTCATAGCAGGTTGCCTCTACTTCCACATACACTGCCTTGCAGTCTGCAAGATCTAATAGCTTCTCTGCGCTCTCAGCTGCATGCACAGACTACCCCAGCCTTGACACACCCAGACCTGCACCAGTGACACCAGGGGGCACCCCCAAAACAGAGACCCAGGACGCAAGTGGggacttgagtttgagttttttttatctgatcacccatcaatgtaatgtgtccataaatgatgctgTCTTGTATGTTTTTGTACTTGTATTATGTTTgaagttttaattttaaaatttggtTTATTGAAACTCAACGGCCCTCCTTGGGGTATGGGAGTACATAAATAACTGAAAAACAATACATATATACAAATTTTATGTGATtagaatatttttgtatgcactgttgtatgttcttatcaaccttttttgttgttaaaacttttgtttcaatatcaataaaggaaatgctTGACATATTGACagcaaattgatgtatgaagctactgtatttcagagtagtgccTCATAGCAttactttcaaatattttaatttcatatattttgatcaataaaacaaacacaaacacaacttcttctgcagttgtatagggccctggtaagaccacatctggagtattgtgtacagttttggtctcctaatttgaggaaggacatccttgtcattgaggcagtgcagcgtaggttcacgagattgatccctgggatggcaggactgtcatatgaggaaagattgaaaagactaggcttgtattcactggagtttagaaggatgagaggggatcttatagagacatataagttatacaaggactggacaagctagatgcaggaaaaatgttcccaatgttgggggagtctagaaccaggggccacaatcttagaataaaggggagaccagttaaaattgaggtgagaaggaactttttcacccagagagttgtgaatttgtggaattttctgccacagagggcagtggaggccaaatcagtggatggatttaagagagttagatagagctctagtggccagtggaatcaagggatatggggagaaggcaggcacgggttactgattgtggatgatcagccatgatcacaatgaatggcggtgctggcttgaagggccgaatggcctcctcctgcccctattttctatgtttctacaagcatTGCACTGTATTGAAAATTAAACTCTTGGGAGAATATGGGTGGCCCTGAAAAGGAGCTTTTCTTgtgggctctcttcctggagtggtggactTCTATTTGT
The sequence above is a segment of the Rhinoraja longicauda isolate Sanriku21f chromosome 11, sRhiLon1.1, whole genome shotgun sequence genome. Coding sequences within it:
- the LOC144597763 gene encoding uncharacterized protein LOC144597763 — its product is MARNEEKMLGKLNRLWLQKEKDEGRIKEIRQNRPKLSSLNSAIDVKKWIPSIKSEIEYYLQQLQLSHYSERKIQEFENHIEELQKEYRCYLWKLRHLDPSHKEHPWKPRAYTRKRPATINQQASLQSFKQPCMPQSNEVEVVTHENDIEESDEGSEKLHLSPRIADGVIYDCSVVNPDFQDKPLTFNSARNPPRFSMHLTSQNTMGEPAHHMTKILLSRLPNLQTSSSCGTATELHRDEEQMQTGKIVNNSRESILQTETSGILGLSCYSSDEDI
- the LOC144597764 gene encoding uncharacterized protein LOC144597764 isoform X2 — translated: MSSEEEFDPLEGTSGSTPSTNQQHSKGSRTTASSTPTVIEVEETEASQQELIKALMQQATEAREARQVMTQPQIPHERAVDTFLEFLKNELLKIPENVWFNYTMAAMTMAHNFSQATLQQMGHMGHPQMGLMEPPQRMALTEPPHQQAHQPQSWMGPPVMSYSQIQQRQATSTPS
- the LOC144597764 gene encoding uncharacterized protein LOC144597764 isoform X1 — protein: MTRTTNITEMRTGRTHYLTPRPLSSLTARFDKKKPLPSMSSEEEFDPLEGTSGSTPSTNQQHSKGSRTTASSTPTVIEVEETEASQQELIKALMQQATEAREARQVMTQPQIPHERAVDTFLEFLKNELLKIPENVWFNYTMAAMTMAHNFSQATLQQMGHMGHPQMGLMEPPQRMALTEPPHQQAHQPQSWMGPPVMSYSQIQQRQATSTPS